In a genomic window of Arachnia rubra:
- a CDS encoding CYTH domain-containing protein — MGFERPAVMRFDVPFQADAPPLLSQDAGITGLMERRATSHSIDVTVLDTADDRLLRAGVVLAHRVLGGEGDWYLAAPGWAPYLPQECIIPIGATAELPQEFADLTRPLVRRAVLGPVAALECQRTEYLLRGPDGDLGAIRDERVTVRQGGVMTSRYRESTLTSASQLSERQVRHVRAALDAVSATAVDEFPALQQRLGAPATGGTDFPEPAPLDREATMEAFVTRLFATDLHALVRAQYRSQEAVTAALQEVQRHVRGLANVLDPAWRQAVESALVTASTPWLAALDVVDSLVAAVHAPRLGDVSAEPAAALLLRRAQQGAYILADRCRSLTTDSIDADWRAALGAAEQVCASGQVAVQLHGKPARKLLGVVTKVASDLRECAASPEVPDLSQLDPQEAFERGREMERAHQRVARARASFVERWPERVTRIRRLLAKVRR; from the coding sequence ATGGGTTTCGAACGACCAGCGGTGATGCGTTTCGACGTGCCCTTCCAGGCTGACGCGCCGCCGCTGCTGTCTCAGGACGCTGGGATCACCGGGCTGATGGAGCGCCGCGCGACCAGCCACAGCATCGACGTCACGGTGCTGGACACCGCCGACGACCGGCTGCTGCGCGCCGGTGTGGTGCTCGCGCACCGGGTGCTCGGCGGGGAGGGGGACTGGTACCTCGCCGCGCCCGGCTGGGCTCCCTACCTGCCCCAGGAGTGCATCATCCCGATCGGCGCCACCGCCGAGCTGCCGCAGGAATTCGCCGACCTGACCCGTCCCCTGGTGCGGCGCGCGGTCCTCGGGCCGGTGGCGGCGCTGGAATGCCAGCGGACCGAGTATCTGCTGCGGGGCCCCGACGGTGACCTGGGGGCCATCCGCGACGAGAGGGTCACGGTGCGGCAGGGGGGCGTGATGACGTCCCGCTACCGGGAGTCGACGCTCACCTCGGCCTCCCAGCTCAGCGAGCGGCAGGTGCGGCATGTGCGGGCGGCGCTGGACGCGGTGTCGGCCACCGCTGTGGACGAGTTCCCGGCTCTCCAGCAGCGGCTCGGGGCGCCAGCCACCGGGGGCACCGACTTCCCAGAGCCCGCCCCGCTGGACCGGGAGGCCACCATGGAGGCTTTCGTGACGCGGTTGTTCGCCACCGACCTCCACGCCCTCGTCCGTGCCCAGTACCGCAGCCAGGAAGCGGTGACCGCCGCGCTGCAGGAGGTGCAACGGCACGTGAGGGGACTGGCGAATGTGCTCGACCCGGCGTGGCGGCAGGCGGTGGAGTCGGCGCTGGTGACGGCCTCGACGCCCTGGCTGGCTGCCCTCGATGTCGTGGACTCGCTGGTGGCCGCCGTGCACGCCCCACGCCTCGGTGATGTTTCCGCCGAGCCGGCCGCGGCACTGCTGCTGCGGCGCGCCCAGCAGGGGGCTTACATCCTGGCGGACCGGTGCCGGTCACTGACCACGGACTCCATCGACGCGGACTGGCGGGCCGCGCTGGGAGCGGCCGAGCAGGTGTGTGCCAGCGGGCAGGTAGCGGTGCAGCTGCACGGCAAACCGGCCCGCAAGCTGCTGGGGGTCGTGACGAAAGTTGCCAGCGACCTGCGGGAGTGTGCTGCCTCACCCGAGGTCCCGGACCTGTCACAGCTGGACCCGCAGGAGGCCTTCGAACGGGGACGTGAGATGGAGCGTGCCCACCAGCGGGTGGCAAGGGCCCGTGCCAGCTTTGTTGAACGCTGGCCTGAGCGGGTGACGAGGATCCGCAGACTGCTCGCGAAGGTGCGCCGATGA